One Eulemur rufifrons isolate Redbay chromosome 12, OSU_ERuf_1, whole genome shotgun sequence genomic window carries:
- the DEFB108B gene encoding beta-defensin 108B, which translates to MRIPVPLFTILFFRSQVLPARGEFKEICERPNGSCQEFCLETEIHVGRCLNKQHCCLPLGHQPGIESTTPDHK; encoded by the exons ATGAGGATTCCTGTTCCCCTCTTTACCATTCTCTTCTTTAGGAGCCAAGTTCTACCAG CCAGGGGCGAGTTCAAGGAGATCTGTGAGCGTCCAAATGGCTCCTGCCAGGAGTTCTGCCTCGAAACAGAAATCCACGTTGGGAGATGTTTAAATAAGCAACACTGCTGCCTGCCCCTGGGGCACCAACCTGGCATTGAGAGTACTACACCCGACCATAAATGA